In Flavobacterium lacustre, a genomic segment contains:
- a CDS encoding DUF5694 domain-containing protein — protein MRNYNYYLFLISLLLTSTITNAQTIKDPDEFLIPKGIDSLPKIFLLGTFHFEYPNLDANKVDKSKQIDILSEQKQKELQKLLDYVALFKPTKICIEAPERWKAMDKYRKYKKGEKELGRDEIQQIAFRLLDRFKLDTLYAVDASTIADDLTETKDSLVIRPYIDEIFKDYTFKANPNYKKWVEYETEMNTKIALFDYFKYFNSQKRFLRDYGYYLLGDFKNGKYNGADALATYWYDRNLRIFRNIQRLTTSPKDRILVLFGAGHISVLDQLLKCSPEYDYIKFDALKNKKIN, from the coding sequence ATGAGAAATTACAACTACTATCTTTTTTTAATCAGTTTGTTACTAACTTCTACTATTACCAATGCCCAAACCATTAAAGATCCAGATGAATTTTTGATTCCAAAAGGAATAGACAGTTTACCCAAAATATTTCTTTTGGGCACTTTTCATTTTGAGTATCCTAACCTTGACGCCAATAAAGTTGATAAATCAAAACAGATTGATATTTTGTCCGAACAAAAGCAAAAAGAGCTACAAAAGCTATTGGATTATGTTGCTTTGTTTAAACCTACAAAAATTTGTATCGAAGCGCCTGAAAGATGGAAGGCAATGGATAAGTACCGAAAATATAAAAAAGGAGAAAAAGAATTAGGGAGAGACGAAATACAGCAAATTGCCTTTAGACTATTAGACCGATTTAAACTAGACACTCTTTATGCTGTTGATGCAAGTACCATTGCGGATGACTTAACAGAAACGAAAGATTCTCTCGTTATCAGGCCCTACATTGACGAAATATTTAAAGATTACACCTTCAAAGCCAATCCTAATTATAAAAAATGGGTGGAGTACGAAACAGAGATGAACACTAAAATTGCACTGTTTGACTATTTTAAGTACTTTAATTCACAAAAGCGATTTTTAAGGGATTACGGATACTATTTATTAGGGGATTTCAAAAACGGAAAATACAACGGAGCAGACGCATTAGCGACCTATTGGTATGATCGAAATTTGAGAATCTTCAGAAACATTCAACGGTTGACCACTTCACCAAAAGATAGAATTTTAGTCTTATTTGGTGCGGGACACATATCTGTTTTAGACCAGCTCTTAAAATGCTCCCCAGAATATGATTATATAAAATTTGATGCGCTAAAAAATAAAAAAATCAACTAA
- a CDS encoding glyoxalase, which yields MASLASEINEIKTTIIKNTASFMEHKTKSIRPFIGSKNFTISRNFYHDLGFEEVILGPNFSYFKTDAIGFYLQDAYVKDWIDNTMLFLEVEDVNRYWEELIALGLSDKYETIKLVPVREMDWGKECFIHDPSGILWHIGEFYK from the coding sequence ATGGCTTCGTTAGCTTCTGAAATAAACGAAATCAAAACCACAATTATTAAAAATACAGCTTCTTTTATGGAACATAAAACCAAATCAATCCGTCCGTTTATTGGATCTAAAAACTTTACTATTTCCCGAAATTTCTACCATGACTTAGGTTTTGAAGAAGTGATTTTAGGACCTAATTTTTCTTATTTTAAAACCGATGCCATTGGGTTTTATTTGCAAGACGCTTATGTCAAAGACTGGATTGATAATACAATGCTTTTTTTAGAAGTCGAAGACGTTAATCGGTATTGGGAGGAACTGATTGCTCTGGGATTATCCGATAAATATGAAACTATAAAATTAGTTCCCGTTCGAGAAATGGACTGGGGAAAAGAATGTTTCATTCATGATCCTTCAGGGATTTTGTGGCACATTGGAGAGTTTTACAAATAG
- a CDS encoding porin: MFYVIKKSLLIPMALFTSLCYSQSAVVDSLKKAENPIPLVPQKEAPRQEDKKVDFLNKKVSYAMLLVGDYANTLSSNVDINGNHTTDASGSSNGFYLRYARLQAKFDISKMTAQILVNLADFKNNPQTRVLELANLKYKFNSYFTVQVGQFRPYFGLEDLYPADILKSFNWSNQYTLFGNNGWQSFQIGAAVFGSLSDKKIPLKYYYSFVNGNGKNQLGDNNNAKNHMFRLEYKLTKHLNLGTNAGFSRFDGQSSSAYGADIQFEKKLSPNWYFAIDTEYKRGSNLTAYSASKLISKDLNNYEMQGVYVIPMIRKIIDTQKRTGLEFSFRYEYLENLVKDGNPLRMYTPMASYILGEDYAGKLSLVGLFVDYNTNVANSTQYDYNQILLQYQIRF; the protein is encoded by the coding sequence ATGTTTTATGTAATCAAGAAGAGCCTGCTTATTCCTATGGCACTCTTTACTTCTCTTTGCTACAGCCAGAGTGCGGTTGTAGATTCCCTAAAAAAAGCAGAGAATCCAATTCCCCTCGTCCCTCAAAAAGAAGCACCTAGACAAGAAGACAAGAAAGTCGATTTTCTGAACAAAAAAGTATCCTACGCCATGTTATTGGTTGGAGATTATGCGAACACCCTGTCTTCAAATGTGGACATCAACGGGAATCATACAACTGACGCAAGTGGTTCCAGCAATGGTTTTTATTTAAGATATGCCCGTTTACAAGCTAAATTTGATATTAGTAAAATGACTGCGCAAATTCTGGTGAATCTGGCTGATTTTAAAAATAATCCTCAAACCCGTGTTTTAGAATTGGCTAATTTAAAATACAAATTCAATTCTTATTTTACCGTTCAAGTGGGACAATTTCGCCCATATTTTGGTTTAGAAGATTTGTATCCAGCCGATATTCTGAAATCATTTAACTGGTCTAATCAATACACACTTTTTGGAAATAACGGTTGGCAAAGTTTTCAGATAGGAGCGGCGGTTTTTGGTTCGTTATCCGATAAAAAAATACCATTAAAATACTATTACAGTTTTGTAAACGGAAACGGAAAAAACCAACTGGGTGATAATAATAACGCCAAAAATCACATGTTTAGACTGGAATACAAACTTACTAAACATTTGAATTTAGGTACCAATGCCGGGTTTTCCCGTTTTGATGGGCAGTCCTCTTCGGCCTATGGTGCAGACATACAATTTGAAAAAAAATTAAGTCCTAATTGGTATTTCGCCATAGATACAGAATACAAACGCGGTTCAAATTTGACGGCTTATTCGGCTTCAAAATTGATTAGCAAGGATCTTAACAATTACGAAATGCAAGGGGTTTATGTAATTCCAATGATTAGAAAAATAATTGATACCCAAAAAAGAACCGGTTTAGAGTTTTCTTTCCGTTACGAATACCTTGAAAATTTAGTTAAAGATGGAAATCCGCTAAGAATGTATACACCAATGGCCAGTTATATTTTGGGCGAAGACTATGCCGGAAAACTTTCTTTAGTGGGGCTGTTCGTTGATTACAATACCAATGTTGCTAATAGTACTCAATACGATTACAACCAAATCCTGCTGCAATATCAAATCCGATTTTAA